The Agarilytica rhodophyticola genome has a window encoding:
- a CDS encoding PspA/IM30 family protein codes for MSILKDIFTAIKGGANEVGEAVVDSQALRILEQEIREADEGINKAKVQLRNLKSKEIKLQRELNALKDEEAQYTTKAKQCKDAGNEALARECIDKILELRDSIASFESEYQMLKSSVDNIYKVIKQREKTIEKNRNELEKAKTIKELNKVKSAVASAMPTNDSSAKRVNRALDRVKRQEEEFNNKQSADTWFAEQEAGGDLDRKLKEAGIGGSGKSAADDLFASL; via the coding sequence ATGAGTATTCTTAAAGATATTTTTACGGCAATTAAAGGCGGTGCCAACGAAGTAGGCGAAGCAGTTGTTGATTCTCAAGCGCTGCGTATTTTGGAGCAAGAAATTCGTGAGGCCGACGAAGGTATTAACAAAGCCAAAGTTCAGTTGCGAAACCTCAAGTCAAAAGAGATTAAATTGCAGCGCGAGCTCAACGCATTGAAAGATGAAGAAGCGCAATACACAACGAAAGCTAAGCAATGTAAAGATGCCGGCAATGAAGCTTTGGCTCGTGAGTGTATTGATAAAATCTTGGAGTTGCGCGATAGCATTGCCAGCTTTGAATCCGAGTACCAAATGCTGAAATCCTCCGTAGATAATATTTACAAAGTGATTAAGCAGCGGGAAAAAACCATAGAAAAAAACCGCAACGAGTTAGAAAAAGCGAAAACTATTAAAGAGTTGAACAAAGTTAAGTCTGCGGTTGCCAGTGCTATGCCTACTAATGATAGTAGCGCAAAACGTGTTAACCGGGCACTTGATCGAGTTAAACGTCAAGAAGAAGAGTTTAACAATAAACAATCTGCCGATACCTGGTTTGCCGAACAAGAAGCTGGCGGTGACCTAGATCGAAAACTCAAAGAAGCCGGTATTGGTGGTAGTGGTAAAAGTGCTGCTGACGATTTGTTCGCATCTTTGTAA
- a CDS encoding YjfI family protein: protein MNESKLEDIAFKLNCYETPTGTTFATEVSEDGDTVAVTCSNNPEFPIVLAKTDTQILSVCPLFTLDDVEQSNHAELNKVLLQLSPVVPLSSFGYQGDSIILYGAMAVSTLFENIAHELEVQANNTLDVLESLTEFLK from the coding sequence ATGAACGAAAGCAAGCTAGAAGACATCGCTTTTAAGCTTAACTGTTATGAAACCCCCACCGGGACGACGTTTGCTACGGAAGTGAGTGAGGATGGTGACACAGTGGCAGTTACCTGTTCCAACAACCCTGAGTTCCCTATCGTATTAGCCAAAACGGATACTCAAATTCTATCTGTTTGTCCGTTGTTTACTCTCGATGATGTGGAGCAAAGTAATCACGCCGAGCTTAATAAAGTGCTTTTACAATTAAGCCCAGTCGTGCCTTTGAGCTCTTTTGGTTATCAAGGTGATTCGATTATTTTATATGGTGCGATGGCGGTAAGTACGCTGTTTGAAAATATTGCCCATGAGCTTGAAGTGCAAGCTAATAATACCCTTGATGTTCTCGAATCTTTGACTGAATTTCTTAAATAG
- a CDS encoding polyamine aminopropyltransferase — protein MQQASMQANRAQLRIHDISLILLMGVLAACGLIYEYLLSHYAGRILGAIETTLFAMIGVMIVSMGVGSFYAKFVRCAFTGLAVLEVSIGLLGALAVLIMAFIFSAAYVLPTSLQQIYGLDPAILIHGGAVSAFNIIAQAAPFLCGFILGFMIGMEIPLIARIRQKIHGTYLEHNVGTIYGADYIGAGVGAALWILVCLKLPIMVAAIGTATINLSAGAFFLWRYQDDIRGVPLLWVCHGALAIVLIILGLTGQSWLQSLNNMLFQDKVAYSLSTPFQQLTITQRVFGQGLPKVTSLFINGRLQFSSSDEQVYHSMLTYPALLASAKTDRVLIIGGGDGLALRDVLQWNPKQVTLIDLDPAIITLFSGQDKNAPADLSQYLLELNQRAFLDPRVTLVLGDALLKVESLISKRQVFDTIIVDLPDPNHPDLNNLYSDYFYAKLGELLSGDGAIGVQSGSPYHSKKAFVSVGKTMQKSGFITEQYHTNVPTFGEWGWTIGVKHGRRASRRIMQADVLPVQHHWISKDQLLAAFVFAPSYYLSSDDVKANELGSHHIYQYYRDAWQQEGGVFNANEG, from the coding sequence ATGCAACAGGCAAGTATGCAGGCTAATCGCGCTCAGCTGCGCATCCACGATATAAGCTTAATACTTCTGATGGGTGTGTTGGCTGCTTGTGGCCTTATTTATGAATATTTACTGTCTCATTATGCGGGGCGAATTTTAGGCGCTATTGAAACCACTTTGTTTGCCATGATCGGAGTTATGATCGTGTCTATGGGAGTAGGTTCTTTTTACGCTAAGTTTGTGCGCTGTGCATTTACTGGGCTTGCCGTACTTGAAGTATCTATTGGTTTACTTGGCGCTCTTGCAGTATTGATCATGGCGTTTATTTTTTCTGCCGCCTATGTTCTTCCTACGAGCTTGCAACAAATATACGGCCTAGATCCGGCAATTTTAATTCACGGCGGTGCTGTCAGCGCTTTTAATATTATTGCCCAAGCCGCTCCTTTTCTTTGTGGTTTTATTTTAGGCTTTATGATCGGAATGGAAATCCCGTTAATTGCCCGAATTCGTCAAAAAATTCATGGCACTTATCTTGAGCACAATGTAGGAACTATTTATGGTGCCGATTATATCGGTGCAGGCGTAGGTGCAGCCTTATGGATTTTAGTCTGCCTGAAACTGCCAATTATGGTGGCTGCCATTGGTACTGCCACAATTAATTTATCTGCCGGCGCATTTTTTCTCTGGCGTTATCAAGACGACATTCGTGGTGTTCCTCTGCTGTGGGTATGTCATGGCGCTCTGGCAATTGTACTGATTATTTTAGGCTTAACGGGGCAGAGCTGGCTGCAGTCGTTAAACAATATGTTGTTTCAAGATAAGGTGGCTTACTCTTTGTCGACGCCTTTTCAACAATTGACGATAACTCAGCGAGTTTTTGGCCAGGGTTTACCCAAAGTTACCAGCTTATTTATTAATGGCCGTTTACAGTTTTCCAGCAGTGATGAACAGGTGTACCACTCCATGCTTACCTATCCTGCATTGCTTGCCTCAGCTAAAACTGATCGCGTGCTTATTATTGGTGGTGGCGATGGCTTAGCCCTGCGTGATGTGCTGCAATGGAATCCAAAGCAGGTCACGTTGATCGATCTTGATCCCGCCATAATTACGCTATTCTCTGGACAGGATAAGAACGCGCCTGCGGACCTGTCTCAATATCTGTTGGAACTAAACCAGCGTGCTTTTCTCGATCCTCGGGTCACCCTTGTGTTGGGAGACGCTTTACTAAAAGTAGAAAGTCTCATTTCCAAGAGGCAAGTATTTGACACCATTATCGTGGACTTGCCCGATCCCAATCACCCAGATTTGAATAATCTTTACAGTGATTATTTTTATGCAAAATTGGGTGAATTGCTCTCTGGTGATGGTGCGATTGGAGTGCAGTCAGGTTCCCCTTATCACTCGAAAAAGGCTTTTGTATCCGTAGGTAAAACCATGCAAAAGTCGGGTTTTATCACTGAGCAATATCATACCAATGTGCCTACTTTTGGCGAGTGGGGTTGGACGATTGGGGTAAAGCATGGCCGGCGTGCTTCCCGGCGAATCATGCAGGCTGATGTGTTACCTGTGCAACATCATTGGATTTCTAAAGACCAGTTGCTGGCTGCCTTCGTGTTTGCTCCTAGCTATTACCTGTCTTCAGACGATGTGAAGGCTAATGAGCTGGGCAGTCACCATATTTATCAATACTACCGCGATGCATGGCAGCAAGAAGGCGGGGTATTTAATGCAAATGAAGGTTGA
- a CDS encoding DUF350 domain-containing protein — translation MNAFYISALAINLVIVIAVLFCYRHVQAKIAGVSSNEELADKDNYAFGVSVAGGLLALCFMLAAAVSGDIAGSLAEEAINVLSYALVGVVLLKLGMLINDNLLMRGFSVGEQLRQKNMAVGVVNGSNLVAQGIITSAAIKWVETDSWQGLGFVVMIWLVSQVVISLVTFIRMSVYKRRHNGSSWQTAIEGNNAALAIRFAGQIIAAAITVKAASNMVAFLPLLWMTSMASLLLYSLGLVIVVWGIYRIVLPTVLYGVNVVEEVDSQGNIGIAFIEAGLFISIALILLSLLA, via the coding sequence ATGAATGCATTTTACATCTCAGCGCTGGCGATTAACTTAGTGATTGTTATTGCCGTGCTATTTTGTTACCGCCATGTGCAAGCTAAAATCGCCGGTGTGTCTTCAAATGAAGAGTTAGCCGATAAAGATAACTATGCTTTTGGCGTTTCTGTCGCTGGTGGCTTACTGGCCCTGTGTTTTATGTTAGCTGCTGCCGTGTCAGGTGATATTGCTGGGTCTTTGGCAGAGGAGGCTATTAATGTTTTATCTTACGCCTTGGTTGGTGTTGTGCTACTTAAACTTGGCATGTTGATTAATGACAACCTATTAATGAGGGGCTTCTCTGTTGGCGAACAGTTGCGTCAAAAAAATATGGCAGTGGGTGTTGTTAATGGATCAAATTTAGTTGCCCAGGGTATTATTACTTCTGCTGCAATTAAATGGGTCGAAACAGATTCTTGGCAGGGGCTAGGTTTTGTTGTCATGATTTGGTTAGTATCGCAAGTGGTGATTTCACTGGTGACGTTTATTCGTATGTCGGTGTATAAACGTCGCCATAATGGCTCGTCTTGGCAAACGGCTATAGAAGGGAACAATGCTGCGCTAGCTATTCGTTTTGCAGGTCAGATTATCGCTGCTGCAATTACAGTAAAGGCGGCTTCTAACATGGTGGCCTTTCTCCCACTATTATGGATGACTTCAATGGCATCTCTGCTGCTTTATTCTTTAGGCTTGGTAATTGTCGTGTGGGGTATTTATCGCATCGTTCTGCCAACGGTTCTCTATGGTGTTAATGTTGTTGAAGAAGTGGATAGTCAGGGAAATATCGGCATTGCTTTTATTGAGGCAGGATTATTTATTAGTATTGCCCTTATCCTACTATCTTTGTTGGCGTAA
- the speD gene encoding adenosylmethionine decarboxylase has translation MAVVGKHLIIEATGDVASLGSSELEALTKKAAASTGATLLFSYFHPFGQAQGSTGVVVLGESHMTVHTWPESDYAAFDIFVCGRCDPYKAVDVLKSAHPHSSFTVSDFKRGAHRPRFALDKLATLTLDLCERNPLIVKRLLDKKLVTSDDDAKAGITETLRFLYITTSFSGVQTPSVRVDDIWHELIIFTKDYAWLCDKLAGRFIHHVPSDDQIQERGQYRTTLDIYATLFGDPNPAFWGSHKDVSAACSMCKTALDN, from the coding sequence GTGGCTGTTGTTGGAAAGCATCTTATTATCGAAGCGACGGGGGATGTCGCGTCACTCGGTTCAAGTGAACTAGAAGCGCTGACCAAAAAAGCGGCAGCCAGTACTGGTGCGACCCTTTTATTTAGTTATTTTCATCCCTTTGGCCAAGCTCAAGGCAGTACCGGTGTTGTAGTGCTTGGTGAATCCCATATGACAGTGCACACTTGGCCTGAATCAGATTATGCTGCGTTTGACATTTTTGTATGTGGACGTTGTGATCCATATAAAGCTGTCGATGTTTTAAAAAGTGCCCACCCGCATTCCTCATTTACAGTCAGCGATTTTAAGCGAGGTGCTCATCGACCGAGATTTGCTCTTGACAAACTAGCGACATTGACTCTGGATCTGTGTGAACGCAATCCTTTAATAGTAAAGCGCCTGCTCGATAAAAAACTAGTGACCAGTGACGATGATGCCAAAGCAGGTATTACTGAAACTCTGAGATTTTTGTACATCACCACTAGCTTTTCCGGTGTTCAAACCCCTTCGGTGAGGGTTGATGACATTTGGCATGAACTCATTATTTTTACCAAGGACTACGCTTGGTTATGTGACAAACTCGCAGGACGTTTTATCCACCATGTGCCTTCTGATGATCAAATACAGGAGCGAGGACAATACCGAACAACTTTGGATATTTATGCCACGCTTTTTGGTGATCCTAATCCCGCTTTTTGGGGAAGCCATAAAGATGTCAGTGCCGCCTGCTCCATGTGTAAAACAGCATTAGATAACTAA
- a CDS encoding DUF6471 domain-containing protein translates to MTDSSILKYFHSQEWAYALSEYLRTQRKLRCLRYKDICQGLHNQFNIKISERNLAQRFNSGRLGAQLFVCSLLVMEIEDVAIKEIKDLYQKAVCDRNG, encoded by the coding sequence ATGACAGATTCTTCCATACTAAAATATTTCCACTCGCAAGAATGGGCCTATGCTTTGTCTGAATACCTCCGCACACAGCGTAAACTTAGATGTTTAAGATACAAGGATATATGTCAAGGTTTACACAATCAGTTTAATATAAAGATCAGTGAACGAAATCTCGCTCAACGTTTTAATTCCGGGCGCCTGGGGGCACAGCTATTCGTCTGCAGTTTACTTGTTATGGAAATAGAAGACGTGGCAATAAAAGAAATAAAAGACTTGTATCAAAAAGCAGTCTGTGATCGAAACGGATAG
- a CDS encoding EAL domain-containing protein, translating into MPNKNIVFSAFLILLFSRFVSATVSTAINAEEISSISHFRAFSPPFLSEDDILFTRQIVEGAQGYLWIRGGDRQLLRYDGYELESVDVPNYAMLGDYEEQFLYKDNDGQLWYTNHNLHKYSYETKSFISKNVTNSRYIYAAVDDHNGALWLGGKGFGFIKYDKESEQVILSDIHTLLPNAPQFVTSMAYDHKQKALWMSSTEGVFKFDTISRKLVKIDTPIDKVFSTHYTRDISIDIDREALWVPTPEGLIKIHTKNFAVHIYTEGDDENSLPIRFVTTTLIDSRGNLWVGLEKEGLCLYRYKKDNFLCARSSAEDKNKIPFATVEDIYEDSNGSLWLSMNKKGMVRITPYLEKFSKLRDRITVPVNNYFKHSFNAIVRKNGDIWIATDGGGINVFNYKTGNFYTIKHDNKNPHSLPSNSVITIAEDEKGFIWAGMWAGGVSRINPDTMEIKNYYHDPDMSSDQSLAGNNIFHIEPDMNGGVWIAIWYHGIQYLDRGTELFDSYLASQDERKITNTEITDIAINDEKVWVLGRAGLEVFDPATKEFSLHIASEKHFFRSLYIHSDEEFYIGSSNGFYIYNPSSHTKKYYTVEDGLSGRDTFYFHVDQKKRVWIATNNGVSIFEPDNESFEKYSEQDGLVSNKSSEFGEFFEAGGDLFIPSVGGVSIVNPDDIPKSHYEPTTIISNISYIATDDLSFDKNTLKHEYSFIDGMEIPYSSNSLEFKFLILNFIFPDKNKFKYRLIGWQTAFTETSAHENVARYTNLKPGNYTFEVFGANGRDVWDEGGASFSFVILPPWWQTWWAMIIFACLFFALIYLIMRWRLSFNIYREKELARKVKDKTLQLEQYASELKSTSDSLALLNSELEQRVESRTRELQVEVNERKVAESKLFHMAFHDSLTGLPNRQWLIQKIESLIHKCQNNHDLVFGLMFLDGDRFKQINDTHGHIIGDQLLIASAIRLSNLLNEYQHVARLGGDEFTVIAEHVKASDELESLATHIIQAFAKPFDIDGNIIYFNVSIGVLICDASYSLVPSVLRDADIAMYRAKEADRGTYKVFDQEMRKVTLELAQLEAGLHEALENNHFYLMYQPILDLRSGVINGFEALLRWRHPTRGDISPYEFIPIAEETGLIWPIGEWVLYEACRQAKIWHDMDIACRPTISVNLSSKQLKNLTFLDIIDSAITSSGLDANFLNLELTETVLMENNETISYFLDTLRERKIDLAIDDFGTGYSSLAYLREIPVQHIKIDRKFIDAIDNTAGNRINYDALKIVKATISLGQSLRKKVTAEGIESKTQLDAVMEYGCDFAQGYYIAKPLMSEEATKLLCVPIDELDDGCSDQKDSFLKRYQLAQKNMQPRLRDKFK; encoded by the coding sequence ATGCCTAATAAAAATATTGTATTTTCTGCTTTTTTAATATTACTCTTTTCAAGGTTTGTATCGGCAACTGTCTCAACAGCTATAAATGCTGAAGAAATATCCTCGATATCCCATTTTCGTGCTTTCTCTCCTCCGTTTTTATCTGAGGATGATATTCTTTTTACTCGACAAATAGTTGAAGGAGCGCAAGGCTATCTCTGGATACGGGGGGGGGATAGGCAATTATTACGTTACGACGGTTATGAGCTTGAGAGTGTCGATGTTCCAAATTATGCAATGTTGGGTGATTACGAGGAGCAATTTTTATATAAAGATAATGATGGTCAGCTATGGTACACCAATCATAATTTGCATAAATATAGTTACGAAACCAAAAGTTTTATATCTAAAAACGTTACCAACTCTCGCTATATTTATGCTGCTGTAGATGATCATAATGGTGCATTATGGTTAGGTGGCAAAGGATTTGGCTTTATCAAATACGATAAGGAAAGTGAGCAGGTTATCCTATCAGACATACATACCTTATTACCTAATGCTCCGCAATTTGTTACAAGTATGGCTTATGATCATAAACAAAAAGCCTTGTGGATGTCTTCTACTGAGGGTGTATTTAAATTCGATACGATTTCCCGCAAGCTAGTTAAAATCGATACACCTATCGATAAAGTGTTCTCCACCCACTATACAAGAGATATTTCAATAGATATAGACAGAGAAGCGTTGTGGGTTCCTACACCTGAAGGCTTAATAAAGATTCATACCAAAAATTTTGCGGTGCATATCTACACTGAAGGTGACGATGAAAACTCTTTGCCAATTCGCTTTGTTACAACGACACTGATCGATTCTCGCGGTAATTTATGGGTAGGTTTAGAGAAGGAAGGCCTATGTCTATATCGTTACAAAAAAGATAATTTCCTCTGCGCAAGGTCATCAGCAGAAGACAAAAATAAAATACCTTTTGCCACAGTTGAAGATATCTATGAAGATTCTAATGGCTCTCTTTGGCTATCCATGAATAAAAAAGGGATGGTTCGTATCACGCCTTATTTAGAGAAATTTTCAAAGCTTCGTGATCGAATAACGGTTCCTGTGAACAACTATTTTAAACACTCTTTTAATGCCATCGTCCGAAAGAATGGCGATATATGGATTGCGACAGATGGTGGGGGTATTAATGTCTTTAATTATAAAACCGGAAACTTTTACACAATAAAGCATGATAATAAAAACCCTCACTCCCTACCTTCAAATTCAGTGATTACTATCGCTGAAGATGAAAAAGGGTTTATCTGGGCGGGAATGTGGGCCGGTGGCGTGTCTCGAATAAATCCAGACACGATGGAGATTAAAAACTATTATCATGACCCGGATATGAGCAGTGATCAATCTTTAGCGGGCAATAATATCTTTCACATCGAACCGGATATGAACGGTGGTGTATGGATAGCTATCTGGTATCATGGCATACAATATTTAGATAGAGGTACGGAATTATTTGATAGCTACTTAGCGTCACAAGACGAGAGGAAAATTACCAATACAGAAATTACAGATATTGCTATTAACGACGAAAAGGTATGGGTTTTGGGCCGTGCGGGGCTAGAGGTATTTGACCCCGCTACCAAAGAGTTTTCATTACATATTGCATCAGAAAAACACTTTTTCAGGTCTTTATATATTCATAGTGACGAAGAGTTTTATATTGGTTCAAGCAATGGCTTTTATATTTACAATCCCAGCTCACACACAAAAAAATATTACACCGTTGAAGATGGTCTCTCCGGTAGAGATACATTTTACTTTCACGTGGATCAAAAAAAACGGGTTTGGATTGCTACTAACAATGGTGTCTCCATTTTTGAACCGGACAATGAGAGCTTTGAAAAGTATAGCGAGCAAGACGGCTTGGTGAGTAACAAATCCAGTGAGTTTGGTGAGTTTTTTGAGGCCGGTGGTGACTTGTTTATCCCATCTGTTGGTGGTGTTTCTATTGTTAACCCAGATGATATCCCCAAAAGCCATTATGAACCTACAACAATTATCAGCAATATTAGCTATATTGCCACCGATGACCTTTCTTTTGACAAAAATACCCTCAAGCATGAATATTCATTCATTGATGGTATGGAAATTCCCTATAGCTCTAACAGTCTTGAGTTTAAATTTTTAATTCTTAACTTTATTTTTCCTGATAAGAATAAATTTAAATACAGGCTCATTGGCTGGCAGACAGCTTTTACGGAAACCAGCGCTCATGAGAATGTTGCACGTTATACTAATTTAAAACCAGGCAATTATACTTTCGAAGTGTTCGGCGCAAACGGACGGGATGTTTGGGATGAGGGGGGCGCCTCATTTTCTTTTGTCATATTGCCTCCATGGTGGCAAACCTGGTGGGCGATGATAATTTTTGCGTGCTTATTTTTTGCTTTAATTTATTTGATAATGCGTTGGCGATTATCGTTTAATATTTATAGGGAAAAAGAGCTAGCCAGAAAAGTTAAGGACAAAACCTTACAGCTTGAGCAATATGCTAGTGAGCTAAAGAGCACTAGCGACTCCTTAGCTTTACTTAATTCTGAACTTGAGCAGCGTGTAGAAAGTAGGACAAGAGAGTTACAAGTTGAAGTTAATGAACGTAAAGTAGCTGAATCTAAGCTTTTTCATATGGCCTTTCATGACTCTCTTACAGGTTTGCCAAACAGACAGTGGTTGATTCAAAAGATAGAGTCGTTAATCCACAAATGTCAAAATAACCATGACCTGGTTTTTGGTCTAATGTTTTTGGACGGAGATCGTTTTAAACAGATCAATGACACACATGGTCACATTATTGGTGACCAGCTGCTTATAGCCTCGGCCATAAGATTATCAAATTTACTCAATGAATATCAGCATGTAGCAAGGCTAGGCGGTGACGAATTCACTGTAATTGCTGAGCATGTAAAAGCGAGTGATGAATTGGAGTCTCTGGCCACACATATTATTCAAGCTTTTGCAAAGCCTTTTGATATTGACGGTAACATCATTTACTTTAATGTCAGTATAGGCGTGTTGATTTGCGATGCTAGTTACAGTCTAGTGCCCAGTGTCTTGCGCGATGCAGATATAGCAATGTATCGAGCGAAAGAAGCAGACAGGGGCACATATAAAGTTTTCGACCAAGAAATGCGTAAGGTAACGCTCGAATTAGCCCAACTAGAAGCTGGTTTGCACGAAGCGTTGGAAAATAATCACTTTTACCTTATGTATCAGCCTATCTTAGACTTGAGAAGTGGAGTGATAAATGGATTTGAAGCGCTACTTAGATGGCGACATCCTACCAGAGGCGATATCTCTCCCTACGAATTTATCCCTATTGCCGAAGAGACGGGTTTAATTTGGCCAATAGGTGAATGGGTTTTGTATGAAGCGTGTCGACAAGCGAAAATATGGCACGATATGGATATTGCCTGTCGTCCGACAATATCTGTAAATTTATCTTCTAAACAACTGAAAAATTTAACCTTTTTGGATATTATTGACAGTGCAATTACCAGCAGTGGTCTAGATGCAAACTTTTTAAATCTGGAGCTTACCGAAACAGTGCTCATGGAAAATAATGAAACAATTAGTTATTTCTTAGATACTTTGCGTGAACGCAAAATTGATCTGGCAATTGATGACTTTGGCACAGGGTATTCATCATTGGCTTATTTAAGAGAGATCCCGGTACAACACATTAAAATTGACCGAAAATTTATTGATGCTATCGATAACACGGCAGGCAATCGCATTAATTATGATGCTTTAAAAATTGTTAAAGCGACTATTTCTCTTGGGCAGAGTTTACGTAAAAAAGTCACTGCTGAAGGTATTGAAAGTAAGACCCAACTTGATGCGGTGATGGAGTACGGATGCGACTTTGCTCAAGGGTATTACATTGCCAAGCCATTGATGAGCGAAGAAGCAACTAAGCTTTTGTGTGTACCTATCGATGAGCTAGATGATGGATGCTCGGATCAAAAAGACAGTTTTCTTAAAAGATACCAGCTGGCGCAAAAAAATATGCAGCCGCGATTGCGAGATAAATTTAAGTAG
- a CDS encoding FHA domain-containing protein: MFKLKRIADNKEFILSEVSLLIGRSESCDICVSEGYPSREHARIVQKDEAVLVEDLHSTNGTFVNNQRIGSSALLNVGDVVKVGDEAFSIQSQSQPDATVLVKSLGSDENVSALVIEDDDEDHEDSTSLIHQYSLPRGWNQDGSNFISEIGKLDDRKKQAINSYIEKVRSKYKGHIGVLLILFSDDNPPVIKSLVYQEGGRSSWTFGRGDGCDVIFQHPCISMHHATLTYGEAGWHFEDSDSTNGISVQGKKLKTIKLQDEMKISVASAEIFIRFI, encoded by the coding sequence ATGTTTAAATTAAAAAGAATTGCAGATAACAAAGAATTTATACTCAGTGAAGTATCACTGTTAATTGGGCGCAGTGAATCATGTGATATTTGTGTGAGCGAGGGTTATCCTTCACGGGAACACGCGCGAATTGTACAGAAAGATGAAGCGGTGTTAGTTGAAGATTTACACTCGACCAATGGCACGTTTGTCAATAATCAACGTATTGGTAGCTCGGCCCTATTGAATGTAGGAGATGTTGTAAAAGTTGGTGATGAGGCATTTAGTATTCAATCGCAGAGCCAACCTGATGCTACAGTTCTCGTTAAGTCTTTAGGCTCTGATGAGAATGTCAGCGCACTGGTTATCGAAGATGATGATGAAGATCATGAAGACTCTACTAGTTTGATTCATCAGTATTCTCTTCCTAGAGGGTGGAATCAGGACGGTAGCAATTTTATCAGTGAGATTGGCAAACTTGACGACCGTAAAAAGCAAGCGATAAATAGCTATATAGAAAAAGTCAGATCTAAATATAAAGGTCATATTGGTGTTTTGCTTATTCTATTTTCCGATGATAACCCTCCTGTTATTAAAAGTTTGGTGTATCAAGAAGGAGGACGTTCTAGTTGGACGTTTGGACGGGGTGATGGCTGTGATGTGATATTTCAGCATCCCTGTATTTCTATGCATCACGCGACTCTCACTTATGGTGAAGCCGGGTGGCATTTTGAAGATAGCGATTCCACCAACGGTATTTCTGTACAGGGTAAAAAACTTAAGACGATAAAGTTGCAGGATGAAATGAAGATAAGTGTGGCCAGTGCAGAAATATTTATACGCTTTATTTAG